A single Orcinus orca chromosome 2, mOrcOrc1.1, whole genome shotgun sequence DNA region contains:
- the OTUB2 gene encoding ubiquitin thioesterase OTUB2: protein MSEASFNLISEKCDTLSILRDHPENRIYQRKIQELSKRFTAIRKTKGDGNCFYRALGYSYLESLLGKSREILKFKERVLQTPNDLLAAGFEEHKFQNFFNAFYSVVELVEKDSSVSSLLKVFNDQSSSDRIVQFLRLLTSAFIRNRGDFFRHFIDEEMDIKDFCTHEVEPMATECDHIQITALSQALNIALQVEYVDEMDTALNHHVFPECAVPSVYLLYKTSHYNILYTADKR, encoded by the exons ATG aGTGAAGCATCTTTCAACCTAATATCAGAAAAATGTGACACTCTATCAATTCTTCGGGATCATCCTGAAAACAGAATTTACCAGAGGAAAATCCAG GAACTCAGCAAAAGGTTCACTGCGATCCGCAAGACCAAGGGGGATGGGAACTGCTTCTACCGGGCCTTGGGCTACTCCTACCTGGAATCTCTGCTGGGGAAGAGCAGGGAGATACTCAA GTTCAAAGAGCGTGTACTGCAGACCCCAAACGACCTTCTGGCTGCTGGCTTCGAGGAGCACAAGTTCCAAAACTTCTTTAATGCT TTTTACAGTGTGGTAGAGCTCGTGGAGAAGGACAGCTCCGTGTCCAGCCTGCTGAAGGTGTTCAACGACCAGAGCTCCTCGGACCGAATCGTGCAGTTCCTGCGCCTGCTCACGTCAGCCTTCATCAGGAACCGCGGAGACTTCTTCCGACATTTCATCGATGAGGAGATGGACATCAAAGACTTCTGCACTCAT GAAGTAGAGCCCATGGCCACGGAGTGTGACCACATCCAGATCACGGCCCTGTCCCAGGCACTGAACATTGCCCTGCAGGTGGAGTATGTGGACGAAATGGACACGGCCCTGAACCACCACGTGTTCCCCGAGTGTGCCGTCCCTTCCGTTTACCTGCTCTATAAAACGTCCCACTACAACATCCTTTATACAGCCGATAAACGTTGA